A stretch of the Oncorhynchus clarkii lewisi isolate Uvic-CL-2024 chromosome 9, UVic_Ocla_1.0, whole genome shotgun sequence genome encodes the following:
- the LOC139417113 gene encoding uncharacterized protein, translating into MSGGPLSCFSKQGILLLSILHYGTWADVPPKDQYGLKGGFVCLAVAKPHEEIKGFSWKVNSTVIVDDKEISPKYKEKVDYNPVNHTLCIKNLTDTDSGIYIANAKKKDWTDSTSSHKLKVLEAVPIPAMQVTYYNSSTGLCNITVNCSGWMFSVCDGGQCPLYQDSLSVSEVNITVSSGNGFIQCIVNNHVSAETKSQRMKDTCIGEKKGIAAASLVGIIVGIATGGLFLVGVGCIISTRRWRSPKEKLPLKAVVPEVDNPVSTIPGRPEPQNTPGSEVTSIYVTAGRPGAVPASAEGEEGHPGDKEYTSPEERIEPQSPPQAETFYSTLQIQAAVQRHPVGKGNNLKKPDTVYCTIGYYPSILLRDPLMLL; encoded by the exons ggACCTGGGCTGATGTCCCTCCAAAGGACCAGTATGGCTTGAAGGGAGGTTTCGTGTGTCTGGCTGTTGCAAAACCACATGAGGAAATTAAAGGATTTAGCTGGAAGGTCAATAGTACTGTAATAGTTGATGATAAAGAGATCTCTCCTAAATACAAGGAGAAGGTGGATTATAACCCAGTGAACCACACTCTGTGCATTAAGAatctgacagacacagacagtggaaTTTACATTGCAAATGCAAAGAAAAAAGATTGGACAGATTCAACGTCTTCACACAAACTTAAGGTGTTGG AAGCTGTTCCCATTCCAGCCATGCAGGTGACATACTACAACTCAAGTACAGGACTTTGTAACATCACAGTGAATTGTTCAGGCTGGATGTTTTCTGTCTGTGATGGAGGTCAGTGCCCACTGTACCAGGATTCTCTGTCAGTCTCTGAGGTCAACATCACTGTTTCCAGTGGTAATGGATTCATCCAGTGTATCGTCAACAATCATGTCAGTGCAGAGACCAAATCACAACGAATGAAGGACACAT GTATTGGTGAGAAGAAGGGGATCGCTGCAGCATCACTAGTTGGCATCATTGTGGGCATTGCTACCGGTGGATTATTCTTAGTTGGTGTAGGATGCATCATATCAACCAGAAGATGGCGATCCCCTAAAGAGAAACTGCCACTGAAG GCCGTTGTTCCAGAAGTTGACAACCCAGTGAGCACTATACCAGGAAGACCAGAACCCCAGAACACCCCTGGATCTGAGGTGACATCTATCTACGTTACTGCAGGCAGACCAGGAGCAGTACCAGCATCAGCAGAAGGAGAAGAGGGGCATCCAGGGGACAAGGAGTACACTTCACCAGAAGAGAGGATAGAACCACAGTCCCCCCCACAGGCAGAGACATTCTACAGCACCCTACAGATACaagctgcagtacagcgccaccCAGTGGGCAAAGGAAATAATCTAAAGAAACCAGACACGGTGTACTGCACAATAGGATAttacccctccatccttctcaGAGACCCACTGATGTTACTTTGA